A stretch of the Acidimicrobiales bacterium genome encodes the following:
- the infA gene encoding translation initiation factor IF-1: MPQGKEDAIVLEGTVSEALKNAMFKVQLANGHEVLAHNSGKMRMNRIRVLPGDKVQVEISPYDLTRGRITYRYK, from the coding sequence CTGCCCCAAGGCAAGGAAGATGCAATCGTGCTCGAAGGCACGGTGAGCGAGGCGCTGAAGAACGCCATGTTCAAGGTCCAGCTGGCCAACGGACATGAGGTCCTGGCCCATAACTCCGGCAAGATGCGCATGAATCGCATCCGCGTGCTTCCCGGCGACAAGGTCCAGGTCGAAATCAGCCCTTACGACCTGACCAGAGGCCGCATCACCTACCGGTACAAGTAA
- the hpnH gene encoding adenosyl-hopene transferase HpnH encodes MGVPLRQSMKIGSYLIRQKLAGRDKFPLIVELEPLFACNLECNGCGKIQYPTEILRKRLSVEQAVAAIEECGAPMVSIAGGEPLLHPEIDKMTQALLDMGRYVYLCTNALLLERKLDRFEPHPRFSWVVHIDGLRERHDESVSREGTFDKAVAAIKKAKEKGFKVTTNTTFFSTDSPETVREVLDYLNDDLGVDQMMISPGYAYEKAPDQVHFLSPRSSQQLFAEAFAGGRRKHWRFNHSPLFLDFLEGKVDFQCTPWGIPSYSVFGWQRPCYLMADGYASTYRELIETTDWDRYGKGRDPRCANCMAHCGYEPSAVLATTHSLKESLRAAVGS; translated from the coding sequence GTGGGAGTCCCCCTACGCCAAAGCATGAAGATCGGCAGCTACCTGATTCGTCAGAAGCTGGCAGGCCGAGACAAGTTCCCGCTCATAGTCGAGTTGGAGCCGCTGTTCGCGTGCAACCTGGAGTGCAACGGGTGCGGAAAGATCCAGTACCCCACGGAGATCCTCCGCAAGAGATTGTCGGTAGAGCAGGCCGTCGCGGCGATCGAGGAGTGCGGAGCTCCCATGGTGTCAATCGCGGGCGGAGAACCACTTTTGCATCCCGAGATCGACAAGATGACCCAGGCCCTCCTGGACATGGGTCGCTACGTGTACCTGTGCACCAACGCGCTTCTGCTCGAACGAAAGCTCGACAGGTTCGAACCACATCCGCGCTTCAGCTGGGTTGTTCACATCGACGGCCTGCGCGAGCGGCACGACGAGTCGGTTAGCCGCGAAGGGACATTCGACAAGGCTGTTGCGGCCATAAAGAAAGCCAAGGAGAAGGGCTTCAAGGTGACCACCAACACCACCTTCTTCAGCACGGACTCCCCTGAAACCGTCCGCGAGGTGCTCGACTACCTCAACGACGACCTGGGTGTCGACCAGATGATGATCTCGCCGGGCTACGCCTACGAGAAGGCTCCCGACCAGGTTCACTTCCTGTCCCCGCGCAGCTCGCAGCAGCTGTTCGCGGAAGCGTTCGCCGGTGGCCGGCGCAAGCACTGGCGCTTCAACCACAGCCCGCTGTTCCTCGACTTTCTCGAAGGAAAGGTCGACTTCCAGTGCACTCCGTGGGGGATCCCGAGCTACTCGGTCTTCGGATGGCAACGGCCCTGCTACCTCATGGCCGACGGCTACGCCTCCACCTACAGGGAGCTGATCGAAACGACCGACTGGGACCGCTACGGGAAGGGCAGGGACCCGCGGTGCGCAAACTGCATGGCGCACTGCGGCTACGAGCCAAGCGCGGTGCTGGCGACCACCCACTCATTGAAGGAGTCCTTGCGAGCGGCGGTCGGCTCGTAG
- a CDS encoding DegT/DnrJ/EryC1/StrS family aminotransferase codes for MSPPFVPPARVVFDKEDRERILEMIDGALMSGTLTIGPLTSELETSFGRAHQSPHAVGTNSGTSAIEIALRACGVESGEVIVPANTFYATAAAVVHAGGRPRFADVDPSTLALSAETVARALRPSVSAVIHVHIGGSISPEIEPIRELCAQRGVILFEDAAHAHGSTLDGRFAGSWSKAATFSFYPTKVVASAEGGMILTCERSLADEARVYRDQGKASFLGGGHIRLGSAWRMSELQAAVALVQLDRMREHIDRRREVAASYDAALAKIDGISVLGDESGGSNYYKYVAVLDGGIDRSTFKATMKDEFAVGMSGEVYATPLHLEPIFEPFVEEGLPVAEELCARHVCLPIHSDMADSEVDQVIEGITGTLGKMLG; via the coding sequence TTGAGCCCGCCTTTCGTCCCCCCCGCCCGCGTCGTATTCGACAAGGAGGACCGGGAGCGGATACTCGAGATGATCGACGGCGCACTGATGAGCGGCACGCTGACCATCGGTCCTCTCACCTCAGAGCTCGAGACGTCCTTCGGGCGAGCTCACCAGTCCCCTCACGCGGTCGGCACCAACTCGGGGACCAGCGCAATAGAGATCGCGCTGCGCGCGTGCGGCGTCGAATCAGGCGAGGTGATCGTCCCCGCCAACACGTTCTACGCCACCGCCGCAGCTGTGGTCCACGCCGGCGGGCGGCCGCGATTCGCGGACGTCGACCCGTCCACCTTGGCGCTGTCGGCTGAAACAGTGGCACGTGCTCTTCGCCCGTCGGTTTCGGCGGTGATCCACGTCCACATCGGAGGGTCGATCAGCCCCGAGATAGAGCCGATCCGCGAGCTCTGCGCGCAACGGGGTGTCATCCTGTTCGAGGATGCTGCACACGCTCATGGGTCGACGCTCGACGGAAGGTTCGCCGGGTCGTGGTCGAAAGCAGCGACCTTTTCCTTCTATCCGACCAAGGTTGTAGCCAGCGCCGAGGGCGGCATGATCCTGACCTGCGAGCGGTCGTTGGCCGACGAAGCGAGGGTGTACCGCGATCAGGGGAAGGCGAGCTTCCTCGGAGGTGGCCATATTCGCCTCGGCTCGGCGTGGAGGATGAGCGAGCTGCAAGCCGCCGTCGCGTTGGTTCAGCTCGATCGGATGAGGGAGCACATCGACCGGCGCCGTGAGGTGGCGGCAAGCTACGACGCCGCCCTCGCCAAGATCGATGGGATTTCCGTTCTCGGCGACGAGAGCGGTGGGAGCAACTACTACAAGTACGTAGCCGTCCTCGACGGCGGGATCGATCGGAGCACGTTCAAGGCGACGATGAAGGACGAATTCGCGGTTGGCATGAGCGGCGAGGTTTATGCGACACCGTTGCACCTCGAGCCGATTTTCGAGCCGTTTGTCGAGGAGGGCCTGCCTGTTGCCGAGGAGCTCTGCGCTCGCCACGTCTGCCTTCCCATCCACTCCGACATGGCCGATTCGGAGGTCGATCAGGTGATCGAAGGGATCACGGGCACGCTCGGAAAGATGCTCGGATGA
- a CDS encoding aspartate aminotransferase family protein translates to MGFDLPSVLQARKGEGAALWSKYLNPQTPRVLRSIGFDKRWERAEGSYLYDDSGQSYLDYLSGFGVFGIGRSNPEVRKAIRETLDAELADMVQMDTPLLAGLLGEALIERVPTLDRVYFSSSGTEAVETALKFARYFTGKPRVLYCEHAFHGLTAGSLSVNGAREFRAGFGPLLPGTSVPFGDLAALSSELHKGGVAALIVEPIQGKTVRVSPDGYLAEAAELLHRKGALLICDEVQTGLGRTGRFLCHEHDGVHPDIVTIGKTLSGGFVPVAATLTTTQIFERVYSSMDRVLVHGSTYGGNALAMAAGLATLSVIDDEGLIANAASVGGRLQSELKAAAERYELVVDVRGRGLMIGIEFGRPNSRRLRNRYTPLTFARRGLFTQMVVCSLFEQHNILTQTAGDHVDVLKLLPPLVTTADEASQFVRAFCSVMESIHRSTRPIWHFGWGLTTRAVKQ, encoded by the coding sequence ATGGGATTCGACCTGCCCAGCGTCCTTCAGGCCCGCAAGGGCGAAGGGGCTGCACTGTGGTCGAAATACCTCAACCCACAGACGCCGCGTGTCCTCCGCTCGATCGGGTTCGACAAGCGATGGGAGAGAGCCGAGGGCTCGTACCTCTACGACGACTCCGGGCAGAGTTACCTCGACTATCTGTCAGGTTTCGGCGTGTTCGGGATCGGCCGTTCGAACCCCGAGGTGCGGAAGGCCATACGCGAAACCCTCGACGCCGAGTTGGCCGACATGGTCCAGATGGACACCCCTTTGCTGGCGGGACTCCTCGGCGAAGCGCTCATCGAGCGAGTTCCCACGCTCGATCGTGTGTACTTTTCGAGCAGCGGCACCGAGGCGGTGGAGACCGCCCTCAAGTTCGCCAGGTACTTCACCGGCAAGCCGAGAGTCCTCTACTGCGAGCACGCGTTCCACGGGTTGACGGCCGGGTCGTTGTCCGTCAACGGGGCGCGGGAGTTCCGGGCCGGGTTCGGTCCGCTGCTGCCCGGCACATCGGTGCCCTTCGGTGACCTCGCCGCCTTGAGCTCGGAGCTCCACAAGGGCGGTGTCGCCGCTCTCATCGTCGAGCCCATCCAGGGAAAGACTGTCCGTGTATCTCCCGACGGGTACCTGGCCGAGGCTGCCGAGCTTCTCCACCGCAAGGGCGCGTTGCTCATTTGTGACGAGGTGCAGACCGGTCTCGGGAGGACCGGACGTTTTCTCTGCCATGAGCACGACGGGGTTCATCCGGACATCGTCACCATCGGCAAGACCCTCTCCGGCGGGTTCGTCCCGGTCGCGGCAACCCTCACTACGACTCAGATCTTCGAGCGGGTCTACTCGTCGATGGATCGCGTCCTGGTGCACGGCTCCACCTACGGCGGGAACGCGCTCGCGATGGCCGCTGGCCTGGCCACCCTTTCAGTCATAGACGACGAGGGGCTGATCGCCAACGCAGCGAGCGTAGGTGGCCGCCTGCAATCTGAGCTGAAGGCCGCCGCGGAACGCTACGAACTGGTCGTCGACGTTCGCGGGCGCGGCTTGATGATCGGCATCGAGTTCGGCAGACCGAATTCGCGCAGGCTACGCAACCGATACACGCCTCTGACCTTCGCCCGCCGGGGGCTGTTCACCCAGATGGTCGTGTGCTCCCTCTTCGAACAGCACAACATCCTCACGCAGACCGCCGGCGATCACGTCGACGTGCTCAAGCTGCTGCCGCCCCTGGTAACAACCGCCGACGAGGCCTCACAGTTCGTTCGGGCATTCTGCTCGGTGATGGAATCGATACACAGGAGCACCCGGCCCATCTGGCACTTCGGGTGGGGCCTGACAACCAGAGCGGTGAAGCAATAA
- a CDS encoding DMT family transporter: protein MTVVLALVASALFGTGVALQQRPASEVPDQYAGRPALLLRVVRNPLWLAGVVAEIGGFVTQVIALRKGSLVIVQPLITTSLLFTVGLVSRWNRQTVTHRDWLSVVAVAFGLAVFLGVASPSKHSSGTAPADQWVMAGASMAACLTFLIWAGLKSSGRRRAAALGLAAGLGDAFMAVFTKAFASATDHGLGSAFTTWVPYSLCVAGIAAMLLTQTAYQTGQPKIAIPLITVTEPLVSSAIGVALFGEAVHVGGIRAPFVLGSIALMGAGLVSLSHTSVTEAAEPVSAS, encoded by the coding sequence ATGACGGTTGTCCTGGCGCTGGTCGCGTCGGCCCTTTTCGGCACCGGTGTCGCTCTCCAGCAGCGGCCTGCATCCGAAGTGCCGGATCAATACGCAGGCCGCCCGGCCTTGCTGCTTCGGGTGGTCCGCAACCCGCTTTGGCTCGCGGGCGTGGTCGCCGAGATCGGCGGCTTCGTTACCCAGGTGATCGCATTGCGCAAGGGCTCGTTGGTGATCGTCCAACCCCTGATCACCACGTCTCTCCTCTTCACCGTCGGCCTCGTCTCGCGCTGGAACCGCCAGACGGTCACGCACCGGGACTGGTTGTCCGTCGTCGCCGTCGCGTTCGGTCTCGCGGTCTTCCTCGGTGTCGCGTCGCCGAGCAAGCACAGCTCGGGCACGGCGCCCGCGGATCAGTGGGTCATGGCCGGAGCGTCGATGGCTGCATGCCTGACCTTCCTGATCTGGGCCGGTTTGAAGAGTTCCGGCCGGCGGAGGGCCGCCGCTTTGGGGCTCGCGGCCGGGCTGGGCGACGCGTTCATGGCGGTCTTCACCAAGGCGTTCGCGAGCGCCACCGACCATGGTCTTGGCTCGGCCTTTACCACCTGGGTGCCCTACTCTCTGTGCGTCGCCGGCATCGCCGCGATGCTTCTCACCCAGACCGCATACCAGACGGGACAACCTAAGATCGCCATACCGCTGATAACCGTGACCGAACCTCTGGTCAGCTCCGCAATCGGTGTGGCCTTGTTCGGTGAAGCCGTCCACGTTGGGGGGATCCGCGCACCGTTCGTTCTGGGTTCCATCGCGTTGATGGGGGCCGGGCTGGTTTCGCTCAGCCATACCAGCGTGACGGAGGCGGCCGAGCCCGTCTCGGCCAGTTGA
- the ispH gene encoding 4-hydroxy-3-methylbut-2-enyl diphosphate reductase, whose translation MSAVPGPISGPGVAVHGPRHAGLVLFAPLRLEARALAPRRASTVVVRTGAGPVKARNAVKRLARLDAPAAVAVAGVAGGLRPGIQPGTVVVADRVIDKNGNLVAELRSANLLAANLIHAGLSVEVGTVVSTDRIVHGRNAREQFSELGAVAVDMETATILAEPWECPVAVVRVVADTPERELRSVRTLAAGRRALTALRSAAPVLEEWASAVGERRILLAGPRSFCAGVERAIETVERALERFGAPVYVRRQIVHNRHVVEELEARGTVFVQELDEVPHGATVVFSAHGVAPAVRSDAADRSLRVVDATCPLVAKVHHEVNRFAGRGHQVVLIGHAGHDETEGTLGEQEGITLIENEADVAALEVDDPDKLAYITQTTLAPGDVANLVGALSKRFPSVVGPHAADICYATQNRQEAVLAMAGECDLLAVIGSRNSSNTARLVEVATKAGCRAVMVDDERDLKLEWLREARTIGVTAGASAPPVLVDRLVDALGGLGPVEVEERSVRVENVNFPLPVEVR comes from the coding sequence GTGAGCGCCGTCCCCGGGCCGATCAGCGGTCCCGGAGTCGCCGTCCACGGGCCGAGGCACGCGGGGCTCGTGCTATTCGCCCCGCTACGCCTGGAGGCCCGGGCTCTGGCGCCGCGCCGCGCGTCGACCGTTGTGGTTCGCACAGGCGCCGGTCCTGTCAAAGCCCGCAACGCGGTGAAGCGTCTGGCCAGACTCGACGCGCCCGCGGCGGTGGCGGTCGCCGGCGTCGCCGGCGGGCTTCGCCCGGGTATCCAGCCCGGAACGGTCGTCGTCGCCGACAGGGTCATCGACAAGAACGGCAACCTCGTCGCCGAACTGCGTTCGGCGAACCTGCTGGCAGCCAACCTGATCCACGCCGGGTTGTCCGTTGAGGTGGGAACGGTCGTCTCGACGGACCGCATCGTCCACGGACGCAACGCCCGGGAGCAATTCTCGGAGCTCGGAGCTGTCGCCGTCGACATGGAAACCGCCACGATCCTTGCCGAGCCGTGGGAATGTCCCGTGGCCGTCGTCCGGGTAGTAGCCGACACGCCCGAGAGAGAGTTGCGCTCGGTGAGGACTCTCGCGGCCGGCCGGAGGGCTCTTACCGCGCTGCGCTCCGCGGCACCAGTGCTGGAGGAGTGGGCGTCGGCCGTCGGAGAACGCCGGATCCTGCTCGCGGGGCCTCGCTCGTTCTGCGCGGGAGTCGAACGCGCGATCGAGACCGTGGAACGAGCCCTCGAGCGCTTCGGTGCACCGGTATACGTCAGACGACAGATCGTTCACAATCGCCACGTCGTCGAGGAGCTCGAAGCCCGCGGGACGGTGTTCGTCCAGGAGCTCGACGAGGTTCCGCACGGGGCCACCGTGGTCTTCTCCGCACACGGAGTGGCTCCGGCGGTTCGGTCGGATGCGGCCGACCGCTCTCTGCGGGTGGTGGACGCCACCTGCCCGCTCGTGGCCAAAGTTCACCACGAAGTGAATCGCTTCGCGGGCCGCGGACATCAGGTCGTCCTGATCGGCCACGCCGGTCACGACGAGACCGAGGGAACCTTGGGCGAGCAGGAGGGCATCACGCTCATCGAGAACGAGGCGGATGTCGCCGCCCTCGAAGTCGACGACCCCGACAAGCTCGCCTACATCACCCAGACCACTCTTGCCCCTGGCGATGTCGCGAACTTGGTGGGGGCTTTGTCCAAGAGATTTCCCAGCGTCGTCGGTCCGCACGCCGCCGACATTTGTTACGCCACCCAGAACCGTCAGGAAGCGGTGCTGGCGATGGCGGGAGAATGCGACCTCCTCGCGGTGATCGGATCGAGGAACTCCTCCAACACCGCCAGGCTCGTAGAGGTCGCCACCAAGGCGGGTTGCCGAGCGGTGATGGTCGATGACGAACGAGACCTGAAGCTCGAGTGGCTTCGGGAGGCTCGAACCATCGGCGTGACAGCCGGGGCGTCCGCGCCACCGGTCCTGGTCGACCGGTTGGTCGACGCGCTCGGCGGGCTCGGTCCGGTTGAAGTCGAAGAGCGCTCGGTGCGCGTCGAGAACGTAAACTTTCCCCTACCAGTGGAGGTCCGTTAG
- a CDS encoding SNF2-related protein, with the protein MAAPQADRRRWGAGAVTSRVERELDRIALEAAAAAEAGGWASRAEVAELAENPLGWAAALRRLIHETDDLLVGAHRLVGEERDQVLADLADERQRLAEALGRVSGDSIDPPSLNGAGDPHSSGQRGASDSGRHEGVSADQSAQEPTPAEPAVLQASWGEGRVVVWAGAPGTAGSVEDLEELLARADASVIGWERHSSVNTPAGQAEAKSAPLSQTLGWLVGIGAGQVGAAEVGVSEAELTVGPSLRWLGEIAVWGTELVAQGRMVPVVRGTSASSSEPKKGGSRHRVRWVPALVARDRLHDLVTRMPGSVAAVQASAQPDSVCRSVLAGVVDAVCRAGAARLVAPAAAPHARTRTETAEAVLYGLDGRPFTADAEPAAKVGEDLKRWASPVTANHRVGLTVRLDPPESDGGWLLSVEATGIDKHPMPVEHALVVASGTKSQQVEAQLRRLERLIPALRRPSTRRGQVVLDGDEAVELMFTTGRALVGAGFDVMLPKVSSRKPSPQLRLYAEAVDGQTQVGVQQLANVKWSVFFDDLELDAAGVVALAREAQPLVKVRGRWVHLDRADLIAAAAALAERASITQLTGAAVLRQAVGLEGSALGGPVRVDGSGWAADLLRGATTHPPAPIDTPDGFAGQLRSYQAEAGGWLGFLDRAGLGGCLAMDMGLGKTPTILAHLLVDRGHGPALVICPPAVLGNWAEEATRFTRGLKVTMHHGPRRAEGDSIAKLASTSDVVLTTYATAVRDIDALSKITWRRVVVDEAQVIKNYQSDTARELRRLQAHSRMALTGTPVENGLGDLWAILDFTNPGLVGPRNAFIENLSRNTASTNGSTPAQAPARASEENALRALNGLLIFRRTKTEPEIAAELPDKVDKIEHCPMTTEQIGLYQAVIDRLLTGGLESDSNARKGQVLAAITALKQICDHPAAYLREDDDRDTLVGRSGKLARLEELVGEVFANGERILIFTHFARWGERMATYLSERTGRKIGCYHGGLARNVRDSLIEEFQNGTGPGALVLSIKAGGSGLNLTAANHVVLYDRWWNPAVEDQARDRAWRIGQDKTVMSHRFVCPGTVDERVEEIVAGKRKVAGMVLPARSSLGDLDAEQLRSVLGLREDELVEDEPSDETGQEVAA; encoded by the coding sequence GTGGCAGCACCGCAAGCCGACCGGAGAAGGTGGGGTGCGGGAGCGGTCACATCGAGAGTGGAGAGAGAGCTGGATCGGATCGCGTTGGAAGCAGCGGCGGCCGCCGAGGCTGGTGGCTGGGCGTCTCGCGCCGAGGTCGCTGAACTTGCCGAGAATCCCCTTGGCTGGGCTGCTGCGCTACGACGACTTATTCATGAGACAGACGACCTGCTGGTCGGTGCCCACCGGCTGGTGGGGGAGGAGCGCGACCAGGTGCTCGCCGACCTCGCCGATGAACGGCAGCGGCTTGCCGAGGCATTGGGGCGCGTCTCAGGCGATTCGATCGACCCCCCGTCTCTGAACGGCGCCGGCGATCCCCATTCGAGCGGGCAGCGTGGCGCCTCCGATTCCGGCAGGCACGAAGGCGTCTCCGCAGACCAGTCCGCGCAGGAACCGACCCCGGCCGAGCCCGCCGTTCTGCAAGCATCGTGGGGCGAGGGGCGAGTCGTTGTCTGGGCGGGTGCTCCTGGTACCGCCGGATCGGTCGAGGACCTCGAGGAGCTGCTGGCCAGGGCGGATGCGTCAGTTATCGGATGGGAGCGCCACAGTTCGGTGAACACGCCGGCCGGACAGGCCGAGGCCAAGTCGGCGCCCCTGTCTCAGACTTTGGGCTGGCTGGTAGGGATAGGTGCCGGCCAGGTCGGCGCAGCCGAGGTCGGGGTCAGTGAGGCCGAGCTCACCGTCGGGCCGAGCCTCAGGTGGCTGGGCGAGATCGCCGTTTGGGGGACGGAGCTGGTCGCCCAGGGTCGAATGGTCCCGGTCGTCAGGGGGACCTCGGCCAGTTCCTCCGAGCCGAAGAAGGGCGGGTCGCGCCACCGCGTTCGCTGGGTGCCGGCCCTAGTCGCCCGGGATCGCCTGCACGATCTGGTTACGCGGATGCCGGGATCGGTCGCTGCCGTTCAGGCCTCGGCGCAGCCTGATTCGGTGTGCCGCTCGGTCCTCGCCGGAGTCGTCGACGCGGTATGCCGGGCCGGTGCGGCGAGGCTGGTGGCTCCCGCCGCGGCGCCACACGCGCGGACCCGGACCGAGACCGCGGAAGCCGTCCTCTACGGCCTGGACGGAAGGCCGTTCACCGCGGACGCAGAGCCGGCCGCCAAGGTCGGGGAGGACCTCAAGAGGTGGGCGTCGCCGGTCACTGCCAACCACCGGGTCGGCCTGACCGTTCGATTGGACCCACCCGAGAGTGACGGTGGGTGGCTGCTCTCGGTGGAGGCGACCGGTATCGACAAGCACCCGATGCCGGTCGAGCACGCGCTCGTGGTGGCTTCCGGAACCAAGTCGCAGCAGGTCGAAGCACAACTTCGCCGACTCGAGCGGCTCATACCGGCGCTTCGACGACCGAGCACCCGCCGGGGGCAGGTCGTCCTCGACGGCGACGAGGCGGTCGAGCTCATGTTCACGACCGGCCGGGCATTGGTCGGCGCCGGGTTCGATGTGATGCTGCCCAAGGTTTCGAGCAGGAAGCCGAGCCCGCAGCTCCGCCTCTACGCGGAAGCTGTGGACGGGCAGACCCAGGTCGGGGTCCAGCAGCTGGCGAACGTGAAATGGTCCGTCTTCTTCGACGATCTCGAGCTGGACGCGGCCGGCGTCGTCGCGCTGGCCAGGGAGGCGCAGCCGCTCGTCAAGGTGCGCGGACGTTGGGTCCATCTCGACCGCGCGGACCTTATCGCCGCGGCGGCGGCCCTTGCAGAACGGGCGTCGATAACCCAGCTCACAGGTGCGGCCGTGCTGCGCCAGGCCGTCGGGCTCGAAGGCTCGGCGCTCGGTGGTCCCGTGCGGGTCGACGGAAGCGGATGGGCTGCCGACCTCCTGCGCGGCGCCACGACCCATCCACCGGCGCCGATAGACACCCCTGACGGATTCGCCGGGCAGCTGCGGAGCTACCAGGCGGAGGCCGGCGGCTGGCTCGGTTTTCTCGACCGTGCCGGTCTGGGAGGGTGCCTGGCGATGGACATGGGCCTCGGCAAGACCCCGACCATCCTCGCCCACCTGCTGGTCGATCGCGGACACGGGCCTGCGCTCGTGATCTGCCCGCCGGCGGTCCTCGGCAACTGGGCCGAGGAGGCCACGCGCTTCACGCGAGGGCTGAAGGTGACGATGCATCACGGCCCGCGGCGCGCTGAGGGCGACTCGATTGCGAAGCTCGCCTCGACTTCCGACGTGGTGCTCACCACCTACGCCACCGCGGTTCGTGACATAGATGCGCTGTCGAAGATCACCTGGCGCCGGGTTGTTGTCGACGAGGCACAGGTGATCAAGAACTACCAGAGCGACACCGCGCGCGAGCTACGCCGCCTGCAGGCCCATTCGCGGATGGCGCTCACCGGCACGCCGGTCGAAAACGGCCTCGGTGACCTGTGGGCGATCCTCGACTTCACCAACCCTGGTTTGGTCGGCCCGCGGAACGCGTTCATAGAAAACCTGTCGAGAAACACCGCTTCTACGAACGGGAGCACGCCTGCTCAGGCTCCGGCCAGGGCTTCAGAGGAGAACGCGTTGCGCGCTCTCAACGGACTGCTGATCTTCCGCCGCACGAAGACCGAGCCCGAGATCGCCGCAGAGCTGCCGGACAAGGTCGACAAGATCGAGCATTGCCCGATGACCACTGAGCAGATCGGCCTGTACCAAGCGGTCATCGACCGCTTGCTGACCGGCGGTCTGGAGTCCGACTCCAACGCCCGGAAGGGCCAGGTCCTTGCGGCCATCACCGCCTTGAAGCAGATTTGCGATCACCCCGCCGCCTACCTTCGGGAGGACGACGACCGCGACACCCTGGTCGGAAGGTCCGGCAAGCTCGCCCGGCTCGAGGAGCTGGTCGGCGAGGTCTTCGCCAACGGCGAGAGGATCCTGATTTTCACCCACTTCGCCCGGTGGGGGGAGCGGATGGCCACCTACTTGAGCGAGCGGACCGGCAGGAAGATCGGCTGCTACCACGGCGGTCTTGCCCGCAACGTGCGCGACTCGCTGATCGAGGAGTTCCAGAACGGAACCGGTCCAGGAGCGCTTGTGCTGTCGATCAAGGCCGGCGGCTCGGGTCTGAACCTGACTGCAGCGAACCACGTGGTCCTCTACGACAGGTGGTGGAACCCCGCCGTCGAGGACCAGGCTCGGGACCGGGCGTGGAGGATCGGCCAGGACAAGACGGTCATGTCACACCGCTTCGTGTGCCCGGGCACGGTCGACGAAAGGGTGGAGGAGATCGTGGCAGGCAAGCGGAAGGTCGCCGGGATGGTGCTGCCCGCTCGCAGCAGCCTGGGCGATCTCGACGCCGAGCAGCTGCGGAGCGTTCTGGGCTTGCGGGAGGACGAGCTAGTCGAGGACGAGCCGTCGGATGAGACCGGCCAGGAGGTGGCGGCTTGA